GACGGCCTCCGGCGAGTGGACCCAGTCCGGCGGCGAGGCGGGCGAGGTCACCATGAAGCTGCGCGGCTCCCTCCTCGACATCCAGACCGGCAAGGCCGAGGACAAGCACGGCTGGATGCACGGCATCGTCTGATCCGGGAGCCCTCGGCGGCCCTGCCCGCAGGCGCCGCCACCGGACTCCGCTTCCGTAGGCGACGGGGCCCGTCCGCACACCCGCGGACGGGCCCCGTCCCACGTCAGAGGCCCACACCGCCCACATGATGAGACCCCCCGCCGCGGACGTGGGACCTGTGGCAGACTTCCGTCCATGCTCGCTACGGCCATGATTATTGGCAGCAGCGCGCCGGTCCGCAGTGACCGCTGAACCCGAGGACGACAACCCGGGCAGCGGACATCGTGCCCCAGACCCGCGCGCAGACCTCTCGCACCCGCGAGAGGTTTTTTCGTTTCCGGACCACACCCGGCCGGCGGCGGAGTGCGCGCGATGATGGGGGCAGGTGGAGCCAGCATCCCTGGCCTGGGATTTCTCCCGTGCAGGGACCCATCGGAGCCACTCACCGACAGGAGTCAGGCAAGCCATGACAGTCAAGGCCACCGACGACGCCTCGCGCGTCGACGACAGCTTTCACGTCTTCGACACCACCCTGCGCGACGGCGCGCAGCGCGAGGGCATCAACCTCACCGTCGCGGACAAGCTGACCATCGCACGGCACCTGGACGAGTTCGGCGTGGGCTTCATCGAGGGCGGCTGGCCCGGCGCCAACCCGCGGGACACGGAGTTCTTCGCCCGCGCACAGCAGGAGATCACCTTCCGCAACGCCCAGCTCGTCGCCTTCGGCGCCACCCGCCGCGCGGGCGGCGTCGCGGCCGAGGACCCGCAGGTCAAGGCGCTCGTCGCGTCCGGCGCCCCGGTCGTGACCATCGTGGCCAAGTCGCACGACAAGCACGTGGAGCGGGCGCTGCGCACCACACTCGACGAGAACGTCGAGATGGTCCGTGACACCGTTGCCTTCCTGCGCGAGCAGGGCCGCCGGGTGTTCGTGGACTGCGAGCACTTCTTCGACGGCTACCGCGCCAACCCCGAGTACGCCAAGGCCGTGGTCCGTGCCGCCCACGGGGCGGGCGCCGACGTCGTGGTCCTCTGCGACACCAACGGCGGCATGCTCCCCGCCCAGATCCAGGCCGTCGTCGCCACGGTGGCCGCCGACACCGGCGCCCGGCTCGGTATCCACGCCCAGGACGACACCGGCTGCGCGGTCGCCAACACCCTGGCCGCCGTGGACGCGGGCGCCACCCATGTGCAGTGCACCGCCAACGGCTACGGCGAGCGCGTCGGCAACGCCAACCTGTTCCCCGTGGTCGCGGCCCTGGAGCTCAAGTACGGCAAGCAGGTCCTGCCCGAGGGCGCGC
This is a stretch of genomic DNA from Streptomyces sp. NA04227. It encodes these proteins:
- the cimA gene encoding citramalate synthase; this translates as MTVKATDDASRVDDSFHVFDTTLRDGAQREGINLTVADKLTIARHLDEFGVGFIEGGWPGANPRDTEFFARAQQEITFRNAQLVAFGATRRAGGVAAEDPQVKALVASGAPVVTIVAKSHDKHVERALRTTLDENVEMVRDTVAFLREQGRRVFVDCEHFFDGYRANPEYAKAVVRAAHGAGADVVVLCDTNGGMLPAQIQAVVATVAADTGARLGIHAQDDTGCAVANTLAAVDAGATHVQCTANGYGERVGNANLFPVVAALELKYGKQVLPEGALREMTRISHAIAEVVNLTPSTHEPYVGVSAFAHKAGLHASAIKVDPDLYQHIDPDLVGNRLRMLVSDMAGRASIELKGKELGIDLGDDRELVGRVVERVKERELRGYSYEAADASFELLLRTEVDGKVPRFFRTESWRAIIEDRPDGTHANEATVKLWAKGERIVATAEGNGPVNALDRALRVALERIHPQLAKLELVDYKVRILEGVHGTESTTRVLVSTTDGTGEWSTVGVGENVIAASWQALEDAYTYGLLRAGVEPTD